One genomic window of Halovivax cerinus includes the following:
- a CDS encoding thiamine pyrophosphate-binding protein, which translates to MTRVTDRIVDCFERAGVETVFGFPCEQLDPYYASLADSDLRHVLARSEASAALMADGYARASRSIGIVDGVSGPGAAYIGAGLCEAAGASSPVLALTGGNDRETRGKGVIQDADNEAILDPFTKTTADAETPGRAVEAVEAAMREATGGVPGPAHVNLPEDVVRAETDHEPRDDLDATFPAARPRPSPAEIDAVLENLSDADRPVILAGEGIVRANAADELSAFAKRTNTPVVTSMNGKGAVAETAPYALGVVGRWGFCQVANDAVADADLVIGLGTRFGDLTTVGWSLVPEDAAVVHVDRDPAWLGRNYEADVPIGADLRATIDALNERIEAGEESGLADEAAFADRADLIDELAAARDAWRESHADEFESDASPITPQRVIAELNRTLPADGVLVSATSFPGFFSGAFYEPAEPGLRYLQARGSDGINACLPQAIGVQLARPDVPVVALSGDGGIGYHIADLETAAREDLPLTVIVTNNESLGSSKMSQMGSYNVDQSTDFEPGIDYAQVARGFGCAGEVIEDPAALPDAVAAAIESDEPTLLDVYVDPYAAPPLLV; encoded by the coding sequence ATGACTCGCGTCACCGACCGTATCGTCGATTGCTTCGAACGCGCCGGCGTTGAGACCGTGTTCGGCTTTCCCTGCGAGCAGCTGGATCCCTACTACGCGAGTCTGGCCGATTCGGATCTCCGGCACGTGCTCGCCCGTAGCGAGGCCAGTGCCGCGCTGATGGCCGACGGCTACGCGCGGGCGAGCCGTTCGATCGGGATCGTCGACGGTGTGAGCGGGCCTGGCGCCGCGTACATCGGGGCCGGACTCTGCGAGGCGGCCGGGGCTTCGAGTCCCGTCCTTGCGCTCACTGGCGGGAACGACCGCGAGACGCGCGGCAAGGGCGTCATCCAGGACGCGGACAACGAGGCAATCCTCGACCCGTTCACGAAGACCACGGCCGACGCCGAGACACCTGGCCGCGCCGTCGAGGCCGTCGAAGCGGCGATGCGCGAGGCGACCGGCGGCGTTCCCGGGCCGGCCCACGTCAACCTCCCGGAGGACGTCGTCCGCGCGGAGACCGATCACGAACCCCGCGACGACCTCGACGCGACGTTCCCCGCGGCGCGTCCGCGACCGTCGCCGGCCGAGATCGACGCCGTCCTCGAGAACCTCTCCGACGCCGACCGGCCAGTGATACTCGCCGGCGAAGGGATCGTTCGCGCCAACGCCGCCGACGAACTGAGCGCGTTCGCCAAACGGACGAACACGCCGGTCGTCACGTCGATGAACGGGAAAGGCGCCGTCGCCGAGACCGCCCCGTACGCCCTGGGCGTGGTCGGGCGCTGGGGGTTCTGCCAGGTCGCGAACGACGCCGTCGCGGACGCCGACCTCGTGATCGGCCTCGGGACCCGCTTCGGCGACCTCACGACCGTGGGCTGGTCGCTGGTCCCCGAGGACGCCGCCGTCGTCCACGTCGACCGCGACCCCGCGTGGCTGGGCCGGAACTACGAGGCCGACGTCCCGATCGGGGCCGACCTTCGGGCGACGATAGACGCGCTGAACGAACGGATCGAAGCGGGCGAAGAATCCGGGCTCGCCGACGAGGCGGCGTTCGCCGACCGCGCAGATCTGATCGACGAACTGGCCGCCGCCCGCGACGCATGGCGCGAGTCACACGCCGACGAGTTCGAGAGCGACGCGTCCCCGATCACACCCCAGCGAGTGATCGCGGAACTGAACCGAACGCTTCCCGCCGACGGCGTGCTGGTGAGCGCGACGAGCTTCCCCGGCTTCTTCTCCGGCGCGTTCTACGAACCGGCCGAGCCCGGACTCCGCTACCTGCAGGCTCGCGGCAGCGACGGCATCAACGCCTGTCTGCCGCAGGCGATCGGCGTGCAACTCGCCCGCCCCGACGTCCCGGTCGTCGCGCTCTCGGGCGACGGCGGCATCGGCTACCACATCGCGGACCTGGAGACGGCCGCTCGCGAGGACCTCCCGCTCACCGTGATCGTGACGAACAACGAGTCGCTCGGCTCCTCGAAGATGAGCCAGATGGGGAGCTACAACGTCGACCAGTCGACGGACTTCGAACCGGGCATCGACTACGCGCAGGTCGCTCGCGGCTTCGGGTGTGCCGGAGAAGTGATCGAGGATCCGGCCGCGTTGCCGGACGCCGTCGCAGCCGCGATCGAGAGCGACGAACCCACGCTGCTCGACGTGTACGTGGACCCCTACGCCGCGCCGCCGCTGCTCGTGTGA
- a CDS encoding S9 family peptidase, with protein sequence MPRALRDYLSARETQAPTVGPDGRIGFLSDATGTMQVWTSDEAGAWPTQRTFYEDRVSVADWSTDGGAIAFGKDSGADEHDQLFVVDPETNEIARLTDRPDAIHLWGGWSPTGDRIAFTANRRDGADFDVYVMDVGDLVPGERDADEATADGSTDVPEPRLVCEGTGFYAVDDWSRDGASLLTSTANASSDTDLFVVDVETGEREHVTPHDGDVRYTHATFGPNGDVYCLSDANADTMELVRIDLEICEIETVVGIDDDILEAAAAGDAALPDDDTVTAGAHDRDWSIDGFALDADSGRLVYTWNVEGYSVTAAGRLASATDVAAVPVDHPTGVVSEVTIGAGGERAAMTLSATNLNYSIYAIDLADGGVAGPEATRWTRPSPGGVTLDRYHEPELIRYETFDVDERRPSARETESRAGREIPAFITLPDEYEPGETPVIVDIHGGPAAQRRPSWRNRPIRQYFLDAGYALFEPNVRGSAGYGAEYASLDDVEKRMDSVRDIDAAVEWLADHPAIDPEKIVCYGRSYGGFMVLAAITEYPGHWAAAVDFVGIANWVTFLENTGAWRRSHREAEYGSLAEDRDFLESISPIHQVDRIECPLFVQHGENDPRVPVEEARQIAEAVADQGIPVETCIFDDEGHHTTSRENRIEQFERIVDFLDEHV encoded by the coding sequence ATGCCACGAGCGCTTCGTGACTATCTATCGGCACGGGAGACGCAGGCTCCGACCGTCGGACCGGACGGCCGCATCGGGTTTCTCTCCGACGCGACCGGGACGATGCAGGTCTGGACGAGCGACGAGGCGGGCGCCTGGCCCACCCAGCGAACGTTCTACGAGGATCGCGTCTCCGTCGCAGACTGGTCGACGGATGGCGGGGCGATCGCGTTCGGAAAGGACAGCGGGGCCGACGAACACGATCAACTCTTCGTCGTGGACCCCGAGACGAACGAGATCGCTCGACTGACCGATCGACCCGACGCGATCCACCTGTGGGGCGGCTGGAGTCCCACGGGCGATCGGATCGCCTTCACGGCGAACCGCCGCGATGGCGCCGACTTCGACGTCTACGTGATGGACGTCGGTGACCTCGTGCCTGGAGAGCGTGACGCCGACGAGGCCACCGCAGACGGCTCGACCGACGTCCCGGAGCCGCGACTCGTCTGCGAGGGCACGGGGTTCTACGCCGTCGACGACTGGAGTCGGGACGGCGCGTCCCTCCTCACGAGTACCGCCAACGCCAGTTCGGACACGGACCTCTTCGTCGTCGACGTCGAGACTGGCGAGCGCGAGCACGTCACGCCTCACGATGGCGACGTCCGGTACACGCACGCCACGTTCGGCCCGAACGGCGACGTCTACTGCCTGAGCGACGCGAACGCCGACACGATGGAACTCGTCCGCATCGACCTCGAGATCTGTGAGATCGAGACGGTCGTGGGGATTGACGACGACATTCTCGAGGCCGCCGCGGCTGGGGACGCCGCACTCCCGGACGACGACACCGTCACGGCCGGCGCGCACGACCGCGACTGGAGCATCGACGGGTTCGCCCTCGACGCCGACTCGGGCCGACTCGTCTACACGTGGAACGTCGAGGGCTACTCGGTGACGGCCGCCGGCCGGCTGGCCAGTGCGACCGACGTGGCCGCCGTCCCGGTCGACCACCCCACCGGCGTCGTCTCCGAGGTGACGATCGGCGCCGGCGGCGAGCGCGCCGCGATGACCCTCTCGGCGACGAACCTGAATTACTCGATCTACGCGATCGACCTCGCGGACGGGGGCGTCGCCGGCCCCGAGGCCACGCGGTGGACGCGACCGTCACCCGGTGGCGTCACGCTCGACCGCTATCACGAACCCGAACTGATCCGCTACGAGACGTTCGACGTCGACGAGCGACGCCCGTCTGCTCGCGAGACGGAGTCTCGCGCTGGGAGGGAAATTCCGGCGTTCATCACCCTGCCCGACGAGTACGAACCCGGCGAAACGCCCGTCATCGTCGACATCCACGGTGGACCCGCCGCTCAGCGACGGCCGTCCTGGCGCAACCGTCCGATCCGGCAGTACTTCCTCGACGCGGGTTACGCGCTCTTCGAGCCGAACGTCCGTGGCTCCGCGGGCTACGGCGCCGAGTACGCGAGCCTGGACGACGTCGAGAAGCGGATGGACTCGGTCCGCGATATCGACGCCGCGGTCGAGTGGCTCGCCGACCACCCCGCGATCGATCCCGAGAAGATCGTCTGCTACGGCCGGTCCTACGGCGGATTCATGGTTCTCGCGGCCATCACCGAGTATCCGGGCCACTGGGCGGCCGCGGTCGACTTCGTCGGGATCGCGAACTGGGTTACCTTCCTCGAGAACACCGGGGCGTGGCGACGATCGCACCGCGAAGCAGAGTACGGCTCGCTCGCCGAGGACCGCGACTTCCTCGAATCCATCTCGCCGATTCACCAGGTCGATCGAATCGAATGTCCGCTCTTCGTCCAGCACGGCGAGAACGACCCGCGTGTGCCGGTCGAGGAAGCGCGCCAGATCGCCGAGGCGGTCGCGGATCAGGGAATTCCCGTCGAGACCTGCATCTTCGACGACGAAGGCCACCACACCACCTCGCGCGAGAACCGCATCGAGCAGTTCGAGCGCATCGTCGACTTCCTCGACGAGCACGTGTAA